Proteins found in one Fusarium keratoplasticum isolate Fu6.1 chromosome 12, whole genome shotgun sequence genomic segment:
- a CDS encoding NmrA domain-containing protein yields MSKILLSKTYTIRAVTRDPSSSRARDLASQGIEVVSGDPSNKTSLDGVFRGAHTVFAMTTSNYDGEAHKEIQYGKDLVDAAIARGIQYYIWSTLPSPNVISSRKYTKVTGFDDKPMPPSCNPSPADTKDGSYVIARRLRPSTKLPLVDIAGDTGKFVAAILAQPDNFQGKTFSGATRLYSMEEQAAIISAATGKDVKYVEVSQDIYRSFLPPAAQDELLQMMLYQQEFGHYGPQTEAEVAWSVENARGSPTSFEEFLSKHPLTLE; encoded by the exons ATGAGCAAAATTCTTCTATCCAAGACATACACCATACGAGCCGTCACCCGAGATCCGTCGTCCTCCCGAGCAAGAGACCTTGCATCCCAAGGTATTGAAGTTGTTTCCGGCGATCCTTCGAACAAGACGTCTCTTGATGGAGTCTTCAGGGGGGCTCACACCGTCTTCGCCATGACGACTTCCAACTATGATGGCGAAGCTCACAAAGAGATCCAATACGGCAAGGATCTTGTCGACGCAGCAATCGCACGAGGCATACAGTACTACATATGGAGTACCCTTCCTTCGCCGAATGTTATTTCTAGCCGTAAGTACACTAAAGTCACTGGCTTCGACGACAA ACCTATGCCACCATCATGCAACCCCAGCCCAGCTGATACAAAGGACGGATCGTATGTCATCGCTCGCCGCCTCAGACCGTCTACCAAACTCCCGTTGGTTGACATTGCCGGAGATACCGGAAAGTTTGTGGCAGCGATCCTTGCCCAACCGGACAATTTCCAAGGTAAAACATTCTCGGGTGCGACGAGGCTATACTCGATGGAGGAACAGGCTGCAATCATCAGCGCCGCAACAGGCAAAGATGTCAAGTACGTCGAGGTATCGCAGGACATTTACAGGTCTTTCTTGCCCCCAGCGGCGCAAGATGAGTTGCTTCAGATGATGCTCTACCAGCAAGAGTTTGGGCATTACGGGCCTCAAACCGAAGCTGAAGTCGCCTGGTCTGTTGAGAATGCAAGAGGGAGCCCTACAAGCTTCGAAGAATTCCTGAGCAAACATCCCCTCACGCTGGAATAG
- a CDS encoding Extracellular metalloproteinase MEP has product MRSVDSLLLLGLAGLASQANAHPAKRQPNSSPLSKRGVDLDAFRLPELAKYVPQDEVPDISNARVAPSSDYTKTAEEFVKSVVGKATFRLVSDHYVGTNGVAHVRFKQTVNDIDVDNADFNVNIGADGKVFSYGNSFYTGKLPGPLVKRDASDPVTALQSTVEVLDLPVDASDAKAQPKGDEHYSFTDTSGTVQKPEAKLVYLIDGEKNLKLTWRVETDVLDNWLLTYVDADKTEKIVGVVDYVADLATYEVYPWGVNDPSKGSRSVVEDPWNIGTSEFTWLSDGSANYTTTRGNNAIAHVNPSGGSAYLNNYRPDSKSLEFEYDFSTSQTDPVSYRDASITQLFYTANKYHDLLHLLGFNEAAGNFEVNNNGQGGRGNDFVILNSQDGSGTNNANFATPADGSPGRMRMYLWTYSTPRRDSSFDAGVVIHEYTHGLSNRLTGGPANSACLSGSESGGMGEGWSDFMATAVHLGARDTRSTNHVMGDWVYNNAKGIRAYPYSTSLTTNPYTYRSVNTLSGVHAIGTYWATALYEVLWNLIDKHGKNDADIPTFDSNGVPTDGKYLAMKLVVDGMALQPCNPNMVQARDAILDADVALTGGDNQCELWTGFAKRGLGTGARYSSTSRTESFDLPSGVC; this is encoded by the exons ATGCGCTCAGTCGAttctctcctcctgctggGCCTCGCCGGCCTGGCATCTCAAGCCAACGCCCATCCTGCCAAGAGACAGCCCAATTCCTCACCTCTGAGCAAGAGAGGTGTTGACTTGGATGCTTTCCGCTTGCCAGAGCTGGCCAAGTATGTTCCTCAAGACGAAGTCCCCGACATCTCCAACGCCAGAGTTGCTCCGTCCTCCGATTACACCAAGACTGCCGAGGAGTTTGTCAAGTCGGTGGTCGGGAAGGCCACCTTCCGTCTGGTTTCCGACCATTACGTTGGAACCAATGGCGTGGCCCATGTTCGGTTCAAGCAGACTGTCAATGACATTGATGTTGACAACGCCGACTTCAACGTGAAC ATTGGCGCCGATGGAAAGGTGTTCTCCTACGGAAACAGCTTCTACACCGGCAAGCTCCCAGGCCCCTTGGTCAAGAGGGATGCCTCGGACCCTGTCACTGCCCTTCAGAGCActgtcgaggttcttgacctCCCTGTTGATGCCTCTGACGCCAAGGCTCAGCCCAAGGGTGATGAGCATTACTCTTTCACTGATACTTCTGGCACTGTTCAGAAGCCTGAGGCTAAGCTGGTCTATCTCATTGACGGCGAGAAGAATCTGAAGCTCACTTGGCGTGTTGAGACTGATGTCTTGGACAACTGGCTCCTGACATAcgtcgacgccgacaagACTGAGAAGatcgttggtgttgtcgacTATGTTGCCGATCTTGCAACCTACGAGGTCTA CCCCTGGGGTGTTAATGATCCCTCAAAGGGCTCTCGAAGCGTTGTTGAGGACCCTTGGAACATCGGGACATCCGAGTTCACCTGGCTGTCTGACGGTTCGGCAAACTACACGACGACTCGAGGCAACAATGCTATTGCCCACGTGAACCCCTCTGGAGGCAGTGCATACCTCAACAACTACCGCCCAGACAGCAAGAGCCTCGAGTTTGAGTATGACTTTTCCACTTCTCAGACTGACCCAGTCTCTTACCGTGATGCCTCAATCACGCAGCTGTTTTACACAGCCAACAAGTATCACGATCTTCTGCACCTTCTGGGCTTCAACGAGGCTGCCGGAAACTTTGAAGTCAACAACAATGGCCAGGGCGGTCGTGGTAACGATTTCGTCATTCTGAACTCTCAGGATGGCAGCGGTACTAACAATGCCAACTTTGCCACACCTGCAGATGGATCACCTGGCCGAATGAGGATGTACCTCTGGACTTATAGTACCCCTAGACGTGACTCGAGCTTTGACGCTGGAGTCGTCATCCATGAGTACACACATGGCC TCTCCAACCGTCTCACTGGCGGACCTGCCAACTCTGCCTGCCTTTCTGGTTCCGAATCAGGCGGTATGGGCGAGGGCTGGAGCGACTTCATGGCTACCGCAGTTCATCTGGGCGCTCGAGACACCCGATCTACAAACCATGTCATGGGTGACTGGGTGTACAACAACGCCAAGGGTATCCGAGCGTATCCTTACAGCACCAGCTTGACCACCAACCCATACACCTACCGCAGTGTCAACACGCTCTCTGGAGTTCATGCCATTGGAACTTACTGGGCAACTGCCCTGTACGAGGTTCTCTGGAACTTGATTGACAAGCACGGCAAAAATGATGCCGATATTCCTACATTTGACTCCAACGGTGTCCCCACCGATGGAAAGTACCTGGCCATGAAGCTGGTAGTCGACGGCATGGCCCT TCAACCCTGCAACCCCAACATGGTCCAGGCTCGAGATGCCATTCTCGACGCTGATGTGGCCCTCACTGGTGGTGACAACCAGTGCGAGCTTTGGACGGGCTTTGCGAAGAGAGGGCTGGGCACTGGTGCTAGATATAGCAGCACCAGCCGAACCGAGAGCTTCGACTTGCCCTCTGGCGTGTGCTGA